The DNA region GCTCGGGTCGCGTGccgcttttttgttgttgttgttcgttCTTCCTTCGTCTCTCTTGCAACATATTTAATGCTCGCTCTCTGCCAAGGGGAAACCCCTGTGTCTAGCGCTGGCGTCGTTACACCACTACTCTCACACGTTCGGGCGTCGGTCGAAAGGACTCgagctcgctctctctctcgtgCGTTGATTGCGCATGCTCGGCTTTGCGTCCTTTTCGGGGGGTTTCGCTTCGGCGCTATATAAAGCGCAAGGACTCAAGCCGAAATCGTGTCATTCGCCGTCTGGCTTCGGTCCGGAAGACATTGATCCGGCTTGAGTTTAGTAGATTATTTGTATTTCCCCGTTTTTCCTACTTCTTTGTAAATACCGTATCGATAGGTTAGTGAGTTGCGAAACgagattttattttgtttgaagtGGTTAATGAAGTGAGAGTGTGTGGACGCGAGAGTTGTGTGTGTCAAGTGGGGGCATTGTGGGACATGCTAGTATGGCTTCATCGCAGCTCCAAATCCGCCCGCCAATGGGCCTCCTGACGACGGTGGCCGACCTGCCGCCGAGCTATAAGGTGCGTTACATAGCCGTGGCCAACAACGCCACGACTAAGCTTACCGCCGAGTCGCCGCTGGATTTGACGGTGAAGCAGAGCTTCGGGGCGATTACGCCTCCGTTGACGCCGTCGCCGTTGAAGAAGCGTTACCGCGAGGACAACGACGAGAACCGCGATGGGAACCATCAGCGCACCAAGCAGATTAAGGTGGAAGTGGAGCCGGTCAAGGAAGCCACACCGGTTAAACCAGTTAAGAGTCAAGGCGCGAAGGTGGGTCAGAAGAGTTCAAAGAACCCGGCTGGGGTGGCGGGTCCGGTTTCGAAGGAACGCCGTACAAAGGCAGCCCGGAAGTTGAAGTTTGACGAGGAGACGACGTCGCCAGTGTCGGGCACGGTGATTATTTCGCTCGAGGAAGTGATCAACGGGGACATCCCACGGGAATCGGGTGACATCGATCCGCAGTTTAATTTGGTGGAGATCTCCGACGAGGTTCGTGCCGAACTGGCTACGATCCCGAACGTGATTGGCGCGTACAACTGCAAGCTCTGTCGGTTGGAGTTCGACGATGCCTTCGGACTGGCTCAGCATCGCTGTGCGTGCATTGTTCTGCTCGAGTACCGCTGTCCCGAGTGTAGCAAGCGGTTCAACTGCCCGGCGAACCTGGCCTCGCACCGACGCTGGCACAAACCCCGCGATCAGGTCGCCAAGAAGGGCGACGGCGACAAAGCCGGCGAAGATCCCGAGTGCAAATACCGCTGCGAACAGTGCAACAAATCGTTCAAACGGCCGGCCTACCTGAAAAAGCACCAACTTACGCATAACAAAACGAAAGtcaacaagcccaaacataATCAATCAAGTGCCGAAACAAGTGAAATCAGCGCAGCAACAATCAACACCGTGTCCAGCTtccgcagcagcagcggcagcgaagaATCGAACCACTCGAATAGCAGCAATACCGTCTACGTGAACCACATGACCGAGCTACCACAAACCGTGTTCACCGTGGTGGCCAGCGAACCACCGCTCCGAAGTGACCTCGTGC from Culex quinquefasciatus strain JHB chromosome 3, VPISU_Cqui_1.0_pri_paternal, whole genome shotgun sequence includes:
- the LOC6046282 gene encoding zinc finger and BTB domain-containing protein 17, translated to MASSQLQIRPPMGLLTTVADLPPSYKVRYIAVANNATTKLTAESPLDLTVKQSFGAITPPLTPSPLKKRYREDNDENRDGNHQRTKQIKVEVEPVKEATPVKPVKSQGAKVGQKSSKNPAGVAGPVSKERRTKAARKLKFDEETTSPVSGTVIISLEEVINGDIPRESGDIDPQFNLVEISDEVRAELATIPNVIGAYNCKLCRLEFDDAFGLAQHRCACIVLLEYRCPECSKRFNCPANLASHRRWHKPRDQVAKKGDGDKAGEDPECKYRCEQCNKSFKRPAYLKKHQLTHNKTKVNKPKHNQSSAETSEISAATINTVSSFRSSSGSEESNHSNSSNTVYVNHMTELPQTVFTVVASEPPLRSDLVQQYQSSSSQQSTSDESDDDDYEERALVINEDYQQEEMDAIRSAYCDRFTEEENIAAAALAHLRNGPSVIRHTTALVV